One part of the Prunus persica cultivar Lovell chromosome G5, Prunus_persica_NCBIv2, whole genome shotgun sequence genome encodes these proteins:
- the LOC18776397 gene encoding protein transport protein Sec61 subunit gamma: MEAIDSVVDPLRVFAKESTRLVKRCHKPDRKEFTKVAIRTAIGFVAMGFVGFFVKLVFIPINNIIVGSV, encoded by the exons ATGGAAGCCATAGACTCAGTCGTCGATCCTCTCAGAGTGTTCGCGAAGGAAAGCACTCGACTGGTGAAGAGGTGCCACAAGCCTGATCGCAAAG AGTTCACGAAGGTGGCGATCCGTACAGCCATCGGGTTCGTAGCAATGGGATTCGTTGGGTTTTTCGTGAAGCTGGTCTTCATCcccatcaacaacatcatcgTCGGCTCTGTTTAG